The Peribacillus sp. FSL P2-0133 genome has a segment encoding these proteins:
- the esaA gene encoding type VII secretion protein EsaA, with translation MSEKIKPMILIGKILVILALPILFFSYIGQNPMKKTETASREIAIVNEDNGTEFNNNPIFVGSELVTTLDKDSEYEWFVVNRSTAESGLANEKYDAVIYFPSDFSENIYTFDDEQPVKAGIKYKVQPSLNAENMEKVQKELEKTKSKMNKHISTQYWSYVSQSVEDIRKKFDNVLAKEIAFQNTMYEFYTPSSESLAGEIKQHKEMLEGVFAQTKDAGKTSNETMDEIGNTKTQMASFVEDVVSFEEYQKSQSILFEKASAQNQQLVNESVQSYDKVLNEGNQSLPEIQQGMNTKYSLNDQGISENVGIMQQKLDSSSNELEQFSTSMKDKQVEQITKITQDQQSSIEQLKQSEEAGLDNLQSTLLVQRGNLASSSGDGGGIGEGTSPIEDIETETGKGESVAAPEKKDPIDELSLQVLLDQINGINTALQSLVPAEGSEGAAEQINILTAELQTEINNLSGTVNGRTGNYNQVITEFNTLVDSYNDLLAQFTQLQADYNELGTNYKDLGDQWKKSQEDIQKLQDIQSMTIDEAIAEIKTLERSLLEKVGGERRAVLVRAFENPISNRDSTTLLAYYGSLSSYGELAERVTEANVDKVFAANIKELENLKNGVSGNVDEEAKLVKASLAGVNENFGMFSDSIKGYMKEYDANVETGQKATLAELAAITGNAQEVSSNLSDHMEVPEVEAEPPVNLDGEMFVSLQDNTATTVGFISELVNSVAERQDTVTKDTADLQAKVGSVQERADQLNDNWSQNVDSTERIKTDVYSVLNNTLVDDQQNGYVYEYLANPVQISGEVLHQEKVNIPPIVMLVIILISGLLIGFFLHHYETIPMMVHAALFTLLNLIVGLIISMYGLKIYPLGDMQEIKWTVFTVLLLFFCSAFTRLAFSIGPFVGAILVIGLISFFTIPLLDLIMPNFNVDHPVADVYMSIQFGNQSAFIPASIILIVLTLIATIIPYIVKRLTERRAMAHEVE, from the coding sequence GTGTCTGAAAAAATAAAACCGATGATATTAATCGGTAAAATACTGGTGATATTAGCGCTGCCAATCTTGTTTTTTTCTTATATTGGCCAAAATCCAATGAAAAAGACAGAAACGGCTTCTCGTGAAATCGCCATTGTAAATGAAGATAATGGCACTGAATTTAATAATAATCCTATTTTCGTGGGCTCAGAGCTTGTTACTACATTGGACAAGGATTCTGAATATGAGTGGTTTGTGGTTAATAGAAGTACGGCGGAAAGTGGACTTGCAAATGAAAAGTATGATGCAGTTATATATTTCCCATCCGATTTTTCAGAGAATATTTATACGTTCGATGATGAACAGCCTGTCAAGGCGGGGATAAAGTACAAGGTGCAACCTAGTTTGAATGCAGAGAATATGGAAAAGGTACAAAAGGAATTAGAGAAGACAAAGAGTAAAATGAATAAGCATATTTCAACACAGTATTGGAGCTATGTTTCCCAATCGGTCGAGGACATCCGTAAGAAGTTCGATAATGTCCTTGCTAAAGAAATCGCTTTTCAAAACACGATGTATGAGTTTTATACTCCAAGCTCGGAAAGCCTCGCCGGCGAAATCAAGCAGCATAAGGAAATGCTTGAAGGAGTCTTTGCCCAAACGAAGGATGCTGGCAAAACGAGTAATGAAACAATGGATGAAATAGGGAACACCAAGACTCAAATGGCTTCCTTTGTAGAAGATGTAGTTTCTTTTGAGGAATATCAAAAATCTCAAAGTATTCTTTTTGAGAAGGCTTCGGCTCAGAATCAGCAACTTGTCAACGAGAGTGTTCAATCTTATGACAAGGTGCTGAATGAGGGGAACCAGTCGTTACCGGAGATTCAGCAAGGGATGAATACGAAATACAGCCTTAATGATCAAGGCATTAGTGAGAATGTTGGAATCATGCAGCAGAAACTCGATTCCAGCAGTAATGAATTGGAACAATTTTCAACAAGCATGAAAGACAAACAAGTAGAACAAATTACGAAAATCACCCAAGATCAACAAAGCTCGATTGAACAATTGAAACAATCTGAAGAGGCGGGTCTTGATAACCTTCAGTCTACTTTGCTTGTGCAAAGAGGAAATCTTGCAAGCAGCTCTGGTGATGGGGGGGGTATTGGTGAAGGAACGTCGCCTATAGAAGATATTGAAACGGAAACGGGCAAAGGTGAATCGGTTGCTGCACCTGAAAAGAAGGACCCGATTGATGAACTGTCGCTACAGGTACTGCTGGATCAAATCAATGGGATCAACACGGCACTTCAAAGTTTGGTGCCGGCAGAAGGAAGTGAAGGTGCTGCTGAACAAATCAACATCCTTACAGCAGAACTCCAAACGGAAATCAATAATCTCAGCGGAACGGTAAACGGCAGGACAGGAAATTATAACCAAGTGATAACTGAGTTTAATACACTGGTAGATTCATATAATGATCTGCTGGCGCAGTTTACGCAATTACAAGCTGATTATAATGAACTCGGCACGAATTATAAGGATTTAGGTGACCAATGGAAAAAGTCACAGGAAGATATTCAAAAATTACAGGACATCCAGAGTATGACAATCGATGAGGCCATCGCAGAAATCAAGACTCTCGAACGGTCACTTCTTGAAAAAGTGGGGGGAGAAAGGCGAGCGGTGCTGGTGAGGGCCTTTGAGAATCCTATCTCCAACCGGGATTCAACTACCCTCCTTGCCTATTACGGTTCTCTCTCATCTTATGGTGAATTGGCTGAAAGAGTCACGGAAGCAAATGTAGATAAGGTATTTGCAGCCAATATAAAAGAATTGGAAAACTTGAAAAATGGGGTTTCCGGAAACGTAGATGAAGAAGCGAAACTTGTTAAAGCCAGCTTAGCAGGAGTCAATGAGAACTTCGGCATGTTCTCAGATTCCATTAAGGGTTATATGAAAGAATATGATGCTAACGTTGAAACGGGGCAGAAAGCCACTTTAGCTGAATTAGCGGCAATTACCGGGAATGCTCAAGAAGTGTCTTCCAATTTGTCAGATCATATGGAAGTTCCTGAAGTGGAAGCCGAACCTCCAGTTAATCTTGATGGAGAAATGTTTGTATCACTTCAAGACAATACGGCAACAACTGTCGGCTTCATTTCCGAACTTGTCAATTCAGTAGCGGAACGACAGGACACGGTCACGAAGGATACAGCGGACCTGCAAGCGAAAGTGGGGTCAGTACAGGAAAGGGCCGATCAGCTTAATGACAATTGGTCCCAAAATGTAGACTCAACCGAAAGAATCAAGACGGACGTATATAGTGTCTTGAACAACACTCTAGTCGATGATCAGCAGAACGGGTATGTGTACGAATATTTAGCGAATCCCGTACAAATCAGCGGGGAAGTCCTTCATCAGGAAAAGGTTAATATCCCGCCGATCGTCATGTTGGTGATCATACTCATTTCTGGGTTATTGATCGGTTTCTTCCTGCATCATTATGAAACCATCCCAATGATGGTCCATGCGGCCTTGTTTACCTTATTGAACCTGATCGTAGGTTTAATCATCAGCATGTATGGTTTGAAGATCTATCCGCTGGGAGATATGCAGGAGATTAAATGGACCGTTTTCACCGTCCTGCTTTTATTCTTCTGTTCAGCGTTTACCCGACTTGCCTTCTCGATTGGGCCGTTTGTCGGTGCTATCCTGGTGATTGGTTTGATCAGTTTCTTTACCATTCCATTATTGGATTTAATCATGCCAAATTTCAATGTAGACCACCCGGTTGCGGACGTATACATGTCCATTCAATTCGGTAATCAGTCGGCATTCATTCCGGCTAGTATCATCTTGATTGTGCTGACGCTTATTGCAACGATCATTCCATATATAGTGAAGCGTCTTACAGAAAGAAGAGCAATGGCCCATGAAGTGGAATAA
- the essA gene encoding type VII secretion protein EssA translates to MKWNKYVMPVLLILFFSHAPNGGAEEEPMVEPNEYQEKDIDIQTEYFHEEGLLEQKRKLPEEQKDLTFERGKYDSVDSVKDSLFLSPVTENQNNTIASKSEQLGLFSEVSIRTRSEEETEPSLNFDLTILLGIVLALLVVCLFFILIPKMGKLNGDVKRK, encoded by the coding sequence ATGAAGTGGAATAAATACGTAATGCCTGTCTTGCTCATCCTGTTTTTTAGCCATGCACCTAATGGCGGGGCGGAAGAGGAACCAATGGTGGAGCCCAATGAATATCAAGAAAAGGATATTGATATTCAAACGGAGTATTTCCATGAAGAAGGATTGTTGGAACAGAAGCGGAAACTGCCTGAAGAACAAAAGGACCTCACTTTTGAAAGAGGGAAATATGATTCCGTTGACTCGGTGAAGGACTCACTGTTTCTGTCTCCTGTAACGGAGAATCAGAATAATACCATTGCTTCAAAATCAGAACAGCTTGGGTTATTCTCGGAAGTGTCCATTCGAACGAGAAGCGAAGAAGAAACAGAGCCTTCCCTTAATTTTGACCTGACGATATTGCTCGGCATCGTTTTGGCACTTTTGGTCGTTTGTTTGTTTTTTATCCTTATCCCGAAAATGGGGAAGCTGAATGGTGATGTTAAACGAAAATGA